From a single Micromonospora pallida genomic region:
- a CDS encoding acyl-CoA dehydrogenase family protein produces MSEFSLDLNEEQRDLRDWVHGFATEVVRPAAAEWAAWMGRNDKPFAAGEGSMSKLKAGEVAVAVTEKAVQLLGGAGFLRDHPVERWYRDAKIYTIFEGTSEIQRLVISRAISGIQVR; encoded by the coding sequence ATGTCCGAGTTCTCGCTCGACCTGAACGAGGAACAGCGGGATCTCCGCGACTGGGTGCACGGCTTCGCCACCGAGGTCGTGCGCCCGGCCGCAGCCGAGTGGGCGGCCTGGATGGGCCGTAACGACAAGCCGTTCGCCGCCGGGGAGGGTTCGATGTCCAAGCTCAAGGCGGGCGAGGTGGCCGTCGCGGTCACCGAGAAGGCGGTGCAACTGCTCGGCGGGGCCGGCTTCCTCCGTGACCACCCGGTCGAACGCTGGTACCGGGACGCCAAGATCTACACCATCTTCGAGGGCACGTCGGAGATCCAGCGGCTGGTCATCTCCCGTGCCATCTCCGGCATCCAGGTGCGCTGA
- a CDS encoding SCP2 sterol-binding domain-containing protein: MTDFDPATFSSYGPKEFAKLVKSTPDKKIAEVMSGELRGKVLDEVFSRMPSLFRAEKAGNTNAVLHWNITGGPDGSSDTYEVVIENGACTVNSTPEREPKLTLTLGPVEFLKIVAGAANPAMMFMTGKLKAKGDLGLAANIPNLFDIPKG; the protein is encoded by the coding sequence ATGACTGACTTCGATCCGGCCACTTTCTCCTCGTACGGCCCCAAGGAGTTCGCCAAGCTCGTCAAGTCCACCCCGGACAAGAAGATCGCCGAGGTGATGTCGGGCGAGCTGCGGGGCAAGGTCCTCGACGAGGTGTTCAGCCGGATGCCGTCGCTGTTCCGGGCCGAGAAGGCCGGTAACACCAACGCGGTGCTGCACTGGAACATCACCGGCGGCCCGGACGGCAGCTCCGACACCTACGAGGTCGTCATCGAGAACGGCGCCTGCACGGTCAACTCCACCCCGGAGCGGGAGCCGAAGCTGACCCTCACCCTGGGCCCGGTCGAGTTCCTCAAGATCGTCGCGGGTGCCGCCAACCCGGCGATGATGTTCATGACCGGCAAGCTGAAGGCCAAGGGCGACCTGGGTCTGGCCGCCAACATCCCCAACCTGTTCGACATCCCCAAGGGCTGA
- a CDS encoding adenylosuccinate synthase — translation MPAIVLLGAQWGDEGKGKVTDLLGERVDYVVRYSGGNNAGHTVITPDGQKYALHLMPSGALSPSAMIVIGNGVVVDPKVLLGEIDGLAERGVDVSRLRISGDAHLIMPHHRALDRVVERYLGSSRIGTTGRGIGPAYGDKVARMGIRLQDLLDPGILRKKLELALREKNQILFKVYNRKAIDVEATVEEYLAYAERLRPYIAETRVMLWDALDRGETVLLEGAQATMLDMDHGTYPFVTSSNPTAGGACVGAGIPPTAITKVIAVSKAYTTRVGSGPFPTELFDDNGQHLRKVGHEYGTTTGRERRCGWFDAVVARYACRLNGVTDLVVTKLDVLTGLPKVPICVGYEINGKRYDDMPMTQTDFHHAKPVYEELDGWWEDITKARTEDELPENARRYVARIEELCGTRVSVVGVGPGREENVLYHPLLP, via the coding sequence ATGCCAGCGATCGTGCTCCTCGGTGCTCAGTGGGGCGACGAGGGCAAGGGCAAGGTTACCGACCTGCTGGGCGAGCGGGTCGACTACGTCGTGCGTTACTCGGGCGGAAACAACGCCGGGCACACGGTGATCACTCCGGACGGCCAGAAGTACGCCCTGCACCTGATGCCCTCCGGCGCGCTCTCGCCGAGCGCGATGATCGTCATCGGCAACGGTGTGGTGGTCGATCCGAAGGTGCTGCTCGGCGAGATCGACGGGCTGGCCGAGCGGGGCGTGGACGTCTCCCGACTGCGGATCTCCGGCGACGCGCACCTGATCATGCCGCACCACCGGGCGCTGGACCGGGTGGTCGAGCGGTACCTCGGCTCGTCCCGGATCGGCACCACCGGCCGGGGCATCGGCCCGGCGTACGGCGACAAGGTCGCCCGGATGGGCATCCGGCTCCAGGACCTTCTCGACCCGGGCATCCTGCGCAAGAAGCTGGAACTGGCGCTGCGCGAGAAGAACCAGATCCTGTTCAAGGTCTACAACCGCAAGGCGATCGACGTCGAGGCCACCGTCGAGGAGTACCTCGCCTACGCCGAGCGGCTGCGCCCGTACATCGCCGAGACCCGGGTGATGCTCTGGGACGCCCTGGACCGGGGCGAGACGGTCCTGCTGGAGGGCGCCCAGGCCACCATGCTCGACATGGACCACGGCACGTACCCCTTCGTGACCTCGTCGAACCCGACGGCGGGCGGGGCGTGCGTCGGGGCCGGCATCCCGCCCACCGCCATCACGAAGGTGATCGCGGTGAGCAAGGCGTACACCACCCGGGTCGGCTCCGGGCCGTTCCCGACCGAGCTCTTCGACGACAACGGCCAGCACCTGCGCAAGGTCGGCCACGAGTACGGCACCACCACCGGCCGGGAACGGCGGTGCGGCTGGTTCGACGCGGTCGTCGCCCGGTACGCCTGCCGCCTGAACGGCGTCACCGACCTCGTCGTCACCAAGCTGGACGTGCTCACCGGCCTGCCGAAGGTGCCGATCTGCGTCGGGTACGAGATCAACGGCAAGCGGTACGACGACATGCCGATGACGCAGACCGACTTCCACCACGCGAAGCCGGTCTACGAGGAGCTCGACGGCTGGTGGGAGGACATCACCAAGGCCCGGACCGAGGACGAGCTCCCGGAGAACGCGCGTCGCTACGTCGCCCGCATCGAGGAGCTCTGCGGCACCCGGGTCAGCGTGGTCGGCGTCGGCCCCGGCCGCGAGGAGAACGTCCTCTACCACCCCCTGCTCCCCTAG
- a CDS encoding N,N-dimethylformamidase beta subunit family domain-containing protein has translation MAGVRRRRALGLLAFGASAATAGALWHTSSPPGAEPVAAGWGKAPTPKPAPAGPAGPAPVIGENEATGTAWPPKGSRRPGVDDRHRQIQGYASATSVAPGQAIDFHIAVDPAGPYRITIVRLGWYGGAGARELLTSPELTGGPQPVPLPEPDGGALICRWPVSWTLRVPDDWTSGLYQAIFTSAEGWRGYAPFVVRDDRRAAALCVVLPFTTYQAYNQWPMDGTIGRSLYYGYQDGALNYERRSLTVSFDRPYAYDGRPKHLDRDHHFIRWAERQGYDVAYATTEDLHSGRLDPARHQGIVFCGHDEYWSEPMRVAADRAVAAGTSLAFFAANSVYWHIRLNPSADGRPERLITCHKTAPDPGADTAGPTTYWRKVAHDGSRAEQGLLGIQYNGIVTDPQPLVVSSAGHWFWSGTGLADGDRIPGLVGGEADGRYSGLPRPTGVATTLAASPYRTRQGQQRLQRTHLYETPQGGLVFAAGTLFWTMALDRPKHRDARVERATANLLDRMIRD, from the coding sequence ATGGCAGGTGTGCGTCGTCGTCGTGCCCTCGGCCTGCTCGCCTTCGGCGCGTCCGCCGCGACGGCCGGAGCGCTCTGGCACACCTCGTCGCCACCGGGTGCCGAGCCGGTAGCCGCAGGTTGGGGGAAGGCGCCGACACCGAAACCGGCCCCCGCTGGTCCCGCCGGTCCCGCTCCGGTCATCGGGGAAAACGAGGCCACCGGTACCGCCTGGCCGCCCAAGGGCAGCCGGCGGCCGGGCGTCGACGACCGCCACCGGCAGATCCAGGGGTACGCCTCAGCGACCAGCGTCGCCCCCGGCCAGGCCATCGACTTCCACATCGCGGTCGACCCGGCCGGACCGTACCGGATCACCATCGTCCGACTCGGCTGGTACGGCGGGGCCGGCGCTCGCGAGTTGCTGACCAGCCCCGAGTTGACCGGCGGACCGCAGCCGGTGCCCCTGCCCGAGCCGGACGGCGGGGCGCTGATCTGTCGGTGGCCGGTCTCCTGGACGCTACGCGTCCCCGACGACTGGACCTCCGGGCTCTACCAGGCGATCTTCACCTCGGCCGAGGGCTGGCGCGGGTACGCGCCCTTCGTGGTACGCGACGACCGGCGAGCCGCCGCGCTCTGCGTGGTGCTGCCGTTCACCACGTACCAGGCGTACAACCAGTGGCCGATGGACGGCACCATCGGGCGGAGCCTCTACTACGGCTACCAGGACGGTGCGCTGAACTACGAGCGGCGCTCCCTGACCGTCTCCTTCGACCGCCCGTACGCGTACGACGGCCGGCCCAAGCACCTCGACCGCGACCACCACTTCATCCGCTGGGCCGAACGGCAGGGCTACGACGTCGCCTACGCCACCACCGAGGACCTGCACAGCGGTCGCCTCGACCCGGCTCGGCACCAGGGGATCGTGTTCTGCGGTCACGACGAGTACTGGTCGGAGCCGATGCGGGTCGCAGCGGACCGCGCGGTGGCGGCCGGAACCAGCCTGGCCTTCTTTGCCGCGAACAGCGTCTACTGGCACATCCGGCTGAACCCCTCCGCCGACGGACGACCCGAACGGCTGATCACCTGCCACAAGACGGCACCGGACCCGGGGGCGGACACCGCCGGCCCGACGACGTACTGGCGTAAAGTCGCCCACGACGGCAGCCGCGCCGAGCAGGGGCTGCTCGGCATCCAGTACAACGGCATCGTCACCGACCCGCAGCCGCTGGTGGTCAGCTCGGCCGGACACTGGTTCTGGTCGGGCACCGGACTCGCCGACGGCGACCGGATTCCGGGCCTCGTCGGGGGTGAGGCGGACGGCCGGTACTCGGGGCTGCCCCGGCCCACCGGGGTCGCGACGACGCTCGCCGCCTCGCCGTACCGGACCCGGCAGGGGCAGCAGCGACTCCAGCGGACCCACCTCTACGAGACGCCCCAGGGTGGCCTGGTCTTCGCCGCCGGGACGCTGTTCTGGACGATGGCCCTGGACCGCCCCAAACACCGGGACGCCCGCGTCGAGCGGGCCACCGCCAACCTGCTGGACCGCATGATCCGCGACTGA
- a CDS encoding DUF3151 domain-containing protein, giving the protein MQNLLPEPPATLLPVHEEAEAELAAAEQAGTDEAYAEVAARFPTFSAGWGALATRALAQGQVVPAYAFARTGYHRGLDQLRRNGWRGHGPVPWAHEPNRGFLRCLYVLSRAAGEIGEADEAARCAQFLRDCDPAAGDALASD; this is encoded by the coding sequence ATGCAGAACCTCTTGCCTGAGCCGCCGGCAACCCTACTGCCCGTCCACGAGGAGGCCGAGGCCGAGCTGGCCGCCGCCGAACAGGCGGGCACCGACGAGGCGTACGCCGAGGTGGCCGCCCGATTCCCGACCTTCAGCGCCGGTTGGGGCGCGCTGGCCACCCGGGCCCTCGCGCAGGGCCAGGTCGTCCCGGCGTACGCGTTCGCCCGCACCGGCTACCACCGGGGCCTGGACCAGCTCCGCCGTAACGGTTGGCGCGGGCACGGGCCGGTGCCGTGGGCGCACGAGCCGAACCGGGGCTTCCTCCGCTGCCTGTACGTGCTCTCCCGCGCGGCCGGCGAGATCGGCGAGGCGGACGAGGCGGCCCGCTGCGCCCAGTTCCTCCGGGACTGCGACCCGGCCGCCGGGGACGCCCTGGCCAGCGACTGA
- a CDS encoding chromosome partitioning protein, with protein sequence MDDPAGDGTTSLPEPAAAGHPEAAPPPATIGPPPVDRPDDLAAGRGGQPDPDDGPPDPARPAGGSRGQAESPWAYPPQRSQQIPAGPGQPHQVPAASGQRLHVPAEAGRPQQVPAEPVQPAVPRQQPSAGTAPGWYSLPPVPSDLPPVPGDLPPTPGTGTGNQLPPSGEPHPTSAPATADAGSVPAGPQVPEGTWTPGGEGWPATGNTPTASENPTASGWPANSGGPTESGGPTEGGWPADDAPADGGWPTESGWPANGGAPGGDAGSPHSPAGAHYEVGEGAVAGGGQLPPNLPPDVQGFDGGPYQSGGPGQTGGPAAGPGAAWAGGQGGGAYPGNGVPTHAPAGDQPGWAPLPAGPADPTSGWPASGGWATAAPGPTADPQLPPTGQPGGMAAEPAPSRIPPPPATYSEPLWSDGATPTAEDFARRRQARPADPVATMGVRAVLNRSTLGLVKLPPGRHEQEVKHDIEMVRRNFGGLRQVTVVNPKGGAGKTVAILLLAMTFGQKRGGYVLAWDNNETQGTLGMRAQQDFHSRTVRDMLRDLAQFQGAHGRVGDLSQYVRSQGEGMFDVLASDESATGGEMLTASAFAEIRDVVSRFYKLIFVDTGNNVRAQNWQAAMDATDQLVVTMSARNDSAETAARMLDHLEQSGRQRLVRQAVTVVSMPPSRKEIDLPAIQEHFAARTRAVLLAPYERLIDTGEPIRYGQLSSATRDAWLKIAAAVAEGL encoded by the coding sequence ATCGACGATCCAGCCGGCGACGGAACGACCAGCCTCCCGGAGCCGGCAGCCGCCGGCCACCCGGAAGCCGCGCCCCCGCCCGCGACCATCGGGCCACCGCCGGTGGACCGGCCCGACGACCTGGCCGCTGGCCGGGGTGGGCAGCCCGATCCGGACGACGGTCCGCCCGATCCGGCCCGCCCGGCGGGCGGGTCACGGGGGCAGGCCGAGTCGCCGTGGGCGTACCCGCCGCAACGGTCGCAGCAGATACCGGCCGGCCCTGGCCAGCCGCACCAGGTACCGGCCGCGTCCGGCCAACGGCTGCACGTACCGGCCGAGGCCGGCCGGCCACAGCAGGTACCGGCCGAACCCGTTCAGCCGGCGGTGCCACGACAGCAGCCCAGCGCCGGAACCGCCCCCGGCTGGTACTCGTTGCCCCCGGTGCCCAGCGACTTGCCCCCGGTCCCCGGCGACTTGCCCCCGACCCCCGGCACCGGCACCGGCAACCAGCTCCCGCCCAGCGGCGAGCCGCACCCGACCAGCGCTCCGGCGACCGCTGACGCCGGAAGCGTGCCGGCCGGTCCGCAGGTGCCCGAGGGCACTTGGACACCGGGGGGCGAGGGCTGGCCGGCAACCGGCAACACGCCCACGGCCAGCGAGAACCCGACAGCCAGCGGCTGGCCGGCGAACAGTGGCGGACCGACCGAGAGTGGCGGACCGACGGAGGGTGGCTGGCCGGCAGACGACGCTCCGGCGGACGGTGGCTGGCCGACGGAGAGCGGCTGGCCGGCGAACGGTGGTGCGCCGGGGGGTGACGCTGGATCACCACACTCCCCGGCCGGCGCTCACTACGAGGTGGGCGAAGGCGCGGTCGCAGGAGGCGGGCAGTTGCCGCCGAACCTGCCGCCGGATGTCCAGGGCTTCGACGGCGGGCCGTACCAGAGCGGCGGGCCGGGCCAGACCGGTGGGCCGGCGGCCGGACCGGGTGCGGCCTGGGCGGGCGGGCAGGGCGGCGGGGCGTACCCGGGCAACGGTGTCCCGACCCATGCCCCAGCCGGTGATCAGCCCGGCTGGGCACCGCTGCCGGCCGGGCCGGCCGACCCGACGTCCGGCTGGCCGGCGAGCGGCGGCTGGGCGACGGCAGCCCCGGGACCGACGGCCGACCCGCAGCTCCCGCCGACCGGCCAGCCGGGCGGAATGGCGGCGGAGCCGGCACCGTCCCGGATCCCGCCGCCGCCCGCGACCTACTCGGAACCGCTCTGGTCCGACGGCGCGACGCCGACCGCCGAGGACTTCGCCCGGCGCCGGCAGGCGCGGCCGGCCGACCCGGTGGCCACCATGGGCGTACGGGCCGTGCTGAACCGTTCGACGCTGGGACTGGTCAAGCTGCCGCCGGGACGGCACGAGCAGGAGGTCAAGCACGACATCGAGATGGTCCGCCGCAACTTCGGTGGCCTCCGTCAGGTGACGGTGGTCAACCCGAAGGGCGGTGCCGGCAAGACCGTGGCGATCCTGCTGCTGGCGATGACCTTCGGTCAGAAGCGCGGCGGCTACGTCCTGGCCTGGGACAACAACGAGACCCAGGGCACCCTGGGTATGCGGGCCCAGCAGGACTTCCACTCCCGGACGGTACGGGACATGCTGCGTGACCTCGCCCAGTTCCAGGGCGCGCACGGGCGGGTCGGCGACCTGTCGCAGTATGTCCGCTCGCAGGGCGAGGGGATGTTCGACGTACTGGCCTCGGACGAGTCGGCGACCGGCGGTGAGATGCTCACCGCCTCGGCGTTCGCGGAGATCCGGGACGTGGTGAGCCGGTTCTACAAGCTGATCTTCGTGGACACCGGGAACAACGTCCGGGCCCAGAACTGGCAGGCCGCGATGGACGCGACCGACCAACTGGTGGTCACCATGTCGGCTCGGAACGACTCGGCGGAGACCGCCGCGCGGATGCTCGACCACCTGGAGCAGAGCGGACGGCAGCGCCTGGTCCGGCAGGCGGTGACGGTGGTGTCGATGCCGCCGTCCCGGAAGGAGATCGACCTGCCGGCGATCCAGGAGCACTTCGCGGCCCGCACCCGGGCGGTGCTGCTCGCGCCGTACGAGCGGTTGATCGACACCGGCGAGCCGATCCGGTACGGGCAGCTCTCCTCGGCCACCCGGGACGCCTGGCTGAAGATCGCCGCCGCGGTGGCCGAAGGGCTCTGA
- a CDS encoding adenylosuccinate synthetase — protein sequence MNHVVVVDLGYGDAGKGTVVDWLCATRPVHTVVRFNGGAQAAHNVVLADGRQHTFAQFGAGTFRPGVRTHLSRHVVVDPLALAAEADHLASVGVPDALDRLTVDGGALLATPYHRAANRARELARGADRHGSCGLGVGETVAYGLAHPDDAPRVADCRDPELLRDRLTRLRDRLTAELGPLDAPPVEDCLPAFTGFAARVAIVDGSYLAGVLRAGTCVFEGAQGVLLDEWHGFHPYTTWSTTTFANAEALLAEAGLAGTAQRLGVLRTVTTRHGPGPLVTEDRTLPLTDPRNPTNPWQGRFRFGHFDAVAHRYALEVAGGVDGLVLTHLDLADRGLRICRRYDTADRLPVGPPGDLDRQAALTARLLAARPVYDDDAPADWVAAVEDALAVPVVLTSHGPTAEDKRPVSGLSTGASRADGAAWPAPTAGGERSGSTEVAAQLLPAAG from the coding sequence GTGAACCACGTGGTGGTGGTCGACCTCGGCTACGGCGACGCCGGCAAGGGCACCGTCGTGGACTGGCTCTGCGCGACCCGGCCGGTGCACACCGTGGTCCGGTTCAACGGGGGCGCGCAGGCGGCGCACAACGTGGTGCTCGCCGACGGCCGGCAGCACACGTTCGCGCAGTTCGGGGCGGGTACGTTCCGCCCCGGCGTGCGGACCCACCTGTCCCGGCACGTGGTGGTGGACCCGCTGGCGCTGGCCGCCGAAGCCGACCACCTCGCCTCGGTCGGGGTGCCGGACGCCCTCGACCGGCTCACCGTCGACGGTGGGGCGTTGCTCGCCACGCCGTACCACCGGGCCGCCAACCGGGCCCGGGAACTCGCCCGGGGTGCCGACCGGCACGGCTCCTGCGGGCTGGGGGTGGGCGAGACCGTCGCGTACGGGCTCGCCCACCCCGACGACGCGCCCCGGGTGGCCGACTGCCGCGACCCGGAACTGCTGCGGGACCGGCTGACCCGGCTGCGGGACCGGTTGACCGCCGAACTCGGCCCGTTGGACGCGCCGCCGGTCGAGGACTGCCTGCCCGCGTTCACCGGATTCGCCGCCCGGGTGGCGATCGTGGACGGGTCGTACCTGGCCGGGGTGCTGCGGGCGGGCACCTGCGTCTTCGAGGGCGCGCAGGGGGTGCTGCTGGACGAGTGGCACGGCTTCCACCCGTACACGACGTGGAGCACCACCACCTTCGCCAATGCGGAGGCGCTGCTCGCCGAGGCGGGCCTGGCCGGCACCGCCCAGCGGCTGGGCGTACTGCGTACCGTGACCACCCGGCACGGGCCGGGCCCGCTGGTCACCGAGGACCGAACGCTGCCGCTGACCGACCCGCGCAACCCGACCAACCCGTGGCAGGGCCGGTTCCGGTTCGGCCACTTCGACGCGGTCGCCCACCGGTACGCCCTCGAGGTGGCCGGCGGGGTGGACGGGCTGGTCCTCACCCACCTGGACCTGGCTGACCGGGGGTTGCGGATCTGCCGCCGCTACGACACCGCCGACCGGCTGCCGGTCGGTCCGCCCGGCGACCTGGACCGGCAGGCCGCGCTCACCGCCCGGCTGCTGGCCGCCCGACCGGTGTACGACGACGACGCGCCAGCCGACTGGGTGGCGGCGGTCGAGGACGCGTTGGCCGTCCCGGTGGTGCTCACCTCGCACGGCCCCACGGCCGAGGACAAGCGGCCGGTGTCCGGGCTGTCCACCGGAGCAAGCCGGGCCGACGGGGCGGCCTGGCCGGCCCCGACCGCCGGAGGGGAGCGGTCGGGGTCAACCGAGGTAGCCGCGCAGCTCCTCCCGGCTGCGGGGTAG
- the fbaA gene encoding class II fructose-bisphosphate aldolase, whose amino-acid sequence MPIASPEVYAEMLDRAKAGRYAYPAINVTSSQTLNAALKGFADAESDGIIQVSTGGAEYLSGPSVKDMVTGAAAFAAYAREVAKNYPVNIALHTDHCPKDKLDKFVRPLMAISKERVARGEEPLFQSHMWDGSAVPVAENLEIAAELLDRAAEGKIVLEIEVGVVGGEEDGVENAINDKLYTTVEDGLAMVDALGLGEKGRYMAALTFGNVHGVYKPGNVKLRPEVLKSIQEAVGAKYGKEKPLSLVFHGGSGSLLSEIREALDYGVIKMNIDTDTQYTFTRPVADHMFRNYDGVLKVDGEVGNKKLYDPRVWGKAAEAGMAARVVEACEHLRSTGTTLAK is encoded by the coding sequence ATGCCCATCGCTTCCCCTGAGGTCTACGCGGAGATGCTCGACCGTGCCAAGGCCGGCCGGTACGCGTACCCCGCCATCAACGTCACGTCCTCGCAGACCCTCAACGCCGCGCTGAAGGGCTTCGCCGACGCGGAGAGCGACGGCATCATCCAGGTCTCGACCGGTGGCGCCGAGTACCTCTCCGGGCCGTCCGTCAAGGACATGGTCACCGGTGCCGCCGCGTTCGCCGCGTACGCCCGCGAGGTGGCCAAGAACTACCCGGTCAACATCGCCCTGCACACCGACCACTGCCCCAAGGACAAGCTGGACAAGTTCGTCCGGCCGCTGATGGCGATCTCCAAGGAGCGGGTGGCCCGGGGCGAGGAGCCGCTGTTCCAGTCGCACATGTGGGACGGCTCCGCCGTGCCGGTCGCCGAGAACCTGGAGATCGCCGCCGAGCTGCTCGACCGGGCCGCCGAGGGCAAGATCGTCCTGGAGATCGAGGTCGGCGTGGTCGGCGGCGAGGAGGACGGCGTCGAGAACGCGATCAACGACAAGCTCTACACCACCGTCGAGGACGGCCTGGCCATGGTCGACGCGCTCGGTCTCGGCGAGAAGGGCCGCTACATGGCGGCGCTGACCTTCGGCAACGTGCACGGCGTCTACAAGCCGGGCAACGTCAAGCTCCGTCCCGAGGTGCTGAAGAGCATCCAGGAGGCGGTCGGCGCCAAGTACGGCAAGGAGAAGCCGCTCAGCCTGGTGTTCCACGGCGGTTCCGGCTCGCTGCTCTCCGAGATCCGCGAGGCGCTGGACTACGGCGTGATCAAGATGAACATCGACACCGACACCCAGTACACCTTCACCCGCCCGGTCGCGGACCACATGTTCCGCAACTACGACGGGGTGCTCAAGGTCGACGGCGAGGTCGGCAACAAGAAGCTGTACGACCCGCGCGTCTGGGGCAAGGCCGCCGAGGCCGGCATGGCCGCCCGGGTCGTCGAGGCCTGCGAGCACCTCCGCTCGACGGGCACCACGCTCGCCAAGTAG
- a CDS encoding TetR/AcrR family transcriptional regulator, translated as MSSTPAFRRLPRAVREQQMLDAAVRAFSRRGFHAASMDEIAEDAGISKPMVYAYLGTKEELFVACLHREGTRMVEAIAAAAAPDLPADERLWRGLRAFFGFVGAHRDGWIVLYRQARGEQPFAGELATMRSRLVEVVAGMLDDALRAQGREVRETDLEVIAYALVGATESLGDWLADHPEADPAKTATRMMNIAWLGADQLLRGETWRPTGE; from the coding sequence GTGTCCAGCACACCCGCGTTCCGCCGTCTCCCACGGGCCGTCCGTGAGCAGCAGATGCTCGACGCGGCCGTCCGTGCCTTCTCCCGCCGGGGGTTCCACGCCGCCAGCATGGACGAGATCGCCGAGGATGCCGGCATCTCCAAACCGATGGTCTACGCGTACCTCGGCACCAAGGAGGAGCTCTTCGTCGCCTGCCTGCACCGGGAGGGCACCCGCATGGTGGAGGCCATCGCCGCGGCCGCCGCCCCCGACCTGCCGGCCGACGAACGGCTCTGGCGGGGACTCCGGGCGTTCTTCGGGTTCGTCGGCGCGCACCGGGACGGCTGGATCGTGCTCTACCGGCAGGCCCGGGGCGAGCAGCCGTTCGCCGGGGAACTGGCCACCATGCGCAGCCGGCTGGTCGAGGTGGTCGCCGGCATGCTCGACGACGCACTGCGCGCGCAGGGCCGCGAGGTCCGCGAGACCGACCTGGAGGTGATCGCGTACGCCCTGGTCGGCGCGACCGAGTCGCTGGGCGACTGGCTCGCCGACCACCCGGAGGCCGACCCGGCGAAGACCGCCACCCGGATGATGAACATCGCCTGGCTGGGCGCGGACCAACTGCTGCGCGGCGAGACCTGGCGCCCGACCGGAGAGTGA
- the purD gene encoding phosphoribosylamine--glycine ligase has translation MRVLLVGSGGREHALALGLAADPSVERLIAAPGNPGIAGVAELRQVDIGDPAAVAGLAVEENVDLVVIGPEAPLVAGVADAVRAKGVACFGPSAEAARLEGSKAFAKDVMTAAGVPTARAYTCTDEASTARALDEFGPPYVVKNDGLAAGKGVVVTDDRAAALAHAAECGRVVVEEYLAGPEVSLFVVTDGEAAVPLLPAQDFKRVGDGDSGPNTGGMGAYAPLPWAPPGLVDQVMREVVHPTLAEMRRRGTPFAGLLYVGLAITAAGPRVIEFNARFGDPETQVVLALLDSPLGALLHAAATGALAVHPPLRWRDGAAVTVVLAAANYPSQPRTGDVISGADRPGIIHAGTRRADDGTLVSAGGRVLCATATGVDLAAARDAVYALVDDVELPGSHHRRDIADAAVRDAIPLLPPKG, from the coding sequence GTGCGGGTACTTCTTGTGGGATCGGGTGGACGGGAACACGCGCTGGCGCTCGGGCTGGCGGCTGATCCGTCCGTCGAGCGGCTGATCGCGGCACCGGGGAATCCGGGGATCGCGGGTGTGGCGGAGCTTCGGCAGGTCGACATCGGGGATCCGGCGGCGGTGGCTGGACTGGCCGTCGAGGAGAACGTCGACCTGGTGGTGATCGGGCCGGAGGCTCCCCTGGTCGCCGGGGTCGCCGACGCGGTCCGGGCCAAGGGTGTGGCCTGCTTCGGTCCGTCCGCCGAGGCCGCCCGGCTGGAAGGGTCGAAGGCGTTCGCCAAGGACGTGATGACCGCGGCCGGGGTGCCGACCGCCCGCGCGTACACCTGCACCGACGAGGCGTCCACCGCCCGGGCGCTGGACGAGTTCGGGCCGCCGTACGTGGTCAAGAACGACGGGCTCGCCGCCGGCAAGGGCGTGGTGGTCACCGACGACCGGGCCGCCGCGCTGGCCCACGCCGCCGAGTGCGGGCGGGTGGTGGTCGAGGAGTACCTCGCCGGGCCCGAGGTGTCGCTCTTCGTGGTGACCGACGGCGAGGCGGCGGTGCCGCTGCTGCCGGCACAGGACTTCAAGCGGGTCGGCGACGGCGACAGCGGCCCGAACACCGGCGGCATGGGAGCGTACGCCCCACTGCCCTGGGCGCCGCCCGGCCTGGTCGACCAGGTGATGCGGGAGGTGGTGCACCCGACGCTGGCGGAGATGCGCCGCCGGGGCACCCCGTTCGCCGGCCTCCTCTATGTCGGCCTGGCGATCACCGCCGCCGGTCCCCGGGTGATCGAGTTCAACGCCCGGTTCGGCGACCCGGAGACCCAGGTCGTGCTCGCCCTGCTGGATTCGCCGCTCGGTGCGTTGCTGCACGCGGCGGCCACCGGCGCACTGGCCGTGCACCCGCCACTGCGCTGGCGCGACGGTGCCGCGGTGACCGTGGTGCTGGCTGCGGCGAACTACCCCAGCCAGCCGCGTACCGGTGACGTGATCAGCGGCGCGGATAGGCCGGGCATCATCCACGCCGGCACCCGTCGCGCCGACGACGGCACGTTGGTCTCCGCCGGGGGCCGGGTCCTCTGCGCCACCGCCACCGGCGTAGACCTGGCCGCTGCCCGGGATGCCGTGTACGCGCTGGTCGACGACGTGGAGTTGCCCGGCTCGCACCACCGGCGGGACATCGCCGACGCGGCGGTACGCGACGCCATCCCCCTGCTACCACCAAAGGGCTGA